In Emys orbicularis isolate rEmyOrb1 chromosome 12, rEmyOrb1.hap1, whole genome shotgun sequence, one genomic interval encodes:
- the LOC135886422 gene encoding olfactory receptor 6E1-like — MENQTAVTEFILLGFTDVRWLQILLFVLFLITYVLTLAGNILIISITLVDRRLQTPMYFFLRNFSLLEISFTLASIPKVLFNLASGHKSISVAGCFAQCLFYLTVGTAEFLLLAAMSFDRYMAICNPLQYTSIMNSHFCNWLVLGSWLIGFGYVLVPLVLLFRLPFCGPNIINHFFCDNSELLKLACTDTWLLGLLHFLFATGSILGTLAVTVFSYFKIISTVMHIPSTAERQKAFSTCASQITVISISYGSCIFMYVTPTWSSRLDLSRAVAVLNNVVSPLLNPFIFSLRNKQVKEALRDTLSQSKVFSKNPKM; from the coding sequence ATGGAGAACCAAACTGCAGTGACAGAGTTTATCCTTCTGGGCTTCACAGATGTTCGCTGGCTGCAGATCCTGCTCTTCGTTTTGTTCCTCATCACCTATGTCTTGACCTTAGCTGGAAACATTCTCATTATCTCCATCACTCTGGTGGACCGGCGCCTCCAGACGCCCATGTATTTTTTCCTCAGGAATTTCTCACTTTTGGAGATCAGCTTCACCTTGGCCTCCATCCCGAAAGTTTTGTTCAACCTGGCATCGGGTCATAAGTCAATATCTGTGGCTGGGTGCTTTGCACAATGTTTATTTTATCTCACTGTGGGCACTGCTGAGTTTCTCCTGCTGGCGGCCATGTCCTTTGACCGATACATGGCCATCTGCAACCCCCTGCAATACACATCCATCATGAACAGTCACTTCTGTAACTGGCTGGTGCTGGGCTCTTGGCTTATTGGTTTCGGGTATGTGCTCGTCCCACTTGTTCTATTGTTCCGGTTGCCATTCTGTGGCCCCAACATCAttaaccatttcttctgtgacaacTCTGAATTGCTTAAACTTGCCTGCACAGACACCTGGCTCCTAGGACTCCTGCATTTCCTCTTTGCCACAGGCAGCATATTGGGCACTTTAGCCGTCACTGTCTTCTCCTATTTCAAGATCATCTCCACGGTGATGCACATCCCCTCCACGGCCGAGAGGCAGAAAGCTttctccacctgcgcctctcaaATCACCGTGATCTCCATCTCCTATGGCAGCTGCATTTTCATGTATGTCACGCCCACATGGAGCAGCAGGCTGGACTTGAGCAGGGCTGTGGCTGTTCTTAACAACGTTGTGTCCCCTCTGCTCAACCCCTTCATCTTCAGCCTAAGGAACAAACAGGTGAAAGAGGCCTTGAGGGACACACTCAGCCAGAGCAAGGTATTTTCTAAGAATCCAAAGATGTAA